From Dendropsophus ebraccatus isolate aDenEbr1 chromosome 10, aDenEbr1.pat, whole genome shotgun sequence:
agaAACAATACATTTTGGTCGGATGACATCTGTAGGGAGCATTGCAATACTAATCTGCCGAAGATGATTTCTTCTAAATATAATTTCCCCCCAGCCCACCCCGGGCGTGTGAGCAGATGAGCAGCCAGCGTGCTCCGCTCTATTGTCCTTTCCCGCCCTTTGAGGAGGATGCTGTTTCCATGGTGAAGTTAGATGTCGCTATGGCAGCCAGCTGCGTTCTATAAGGTGAGAATTATTGGTCGTCCAATTTCCTGCTGTTGCCAATCACAACGTATACAAAGCCCGAACCCCAATCACCCGGGAAACTGCTCGCTGCTCACAACTGGGAGATTTGTGCTGGGGATACAGGTGAGGTGTGTGGCGTCTCTCTCGTGATATTATAAGTCTGTCGGGATATTATAAGTCTGTCGGGATATTATAAGTCTGTCGGGATATGTCAGTGTCCAGATAAGTTATGTAATTgtgctgatgatgtcattgtttaCTGTGTGTTTTCTGTAACTAAGTAACTTTCTTCTTATAACTTTTATGCCCCATCTATGTATGGACACactgcataactactactccACTCATCCCCCATCTCCCACCTTCATTGCCCATCACCCATCAATCTACTTGTTGCCCAATACTTTTCCCAAGAATGCCGCCCGCTTACCCATCAACCCATATGTGCGCTGCTGTTTGCCCCCTCCCCAATCTCTCTATAGACTGTAGCCTATTGTTATTATATGCAGTATTCCCTTTACTCTTTTCTCCTGTCTTCTCTTGCTATTACTGTTTCTCCTTCATATGTTCTGTCATGTTCCTTCTACTTTCACCATTAACTGTACTGTTTTATTCAATCTTTACTTTTACTCCATTGCTTCTGACATCTCTCCTGTCCCCTCACTCCTCCTGACTCTCTTCTCACCCATATGCTTCCATTCAACCTTGTTATCCCTGTACTGAAATATTCTGACCAAGGTAGATTTGTTCCTCTACTATCTCCATAGTCCAGTGCTACTCCCACCTCTACTATCTCCATAGTCTAGTGCAGACCCCTCCTCTACTATCTCCATAGTCCAGTGCAGACCACTTCTCTACTATCTCCATAGTCCAGTACAGACCCCTCCTCTGCTATCTCCATAGTCCAGTGCTACTGCCACCTCTACTATCTCCATAGTCTAGTGCAGACCCCTCCTCTACTATCTCCATAGTCCAGTGCAGATTACTTCTCTACTATCTTCATAGTCCAGTACAGACCCCTCATCTACTATCTCCATAGTCCAGTGCAGACCACTTCTCTACTATCTCCATAGTCCAGTGCTACTGCCACCTCTACTATCTCCATAGTCCAGTACAGACCCCTTCTCTACTATCTTCATAGTCCAGTACAGACCCCTTCTCTACTATCTTCATAGTCCAGTACAGACCCCTCCTCTACTATCTTCATAGTCCAGTGCAGACCACTTCTCTGCTATCTCCATAGTCCAGTGCAGACCACTTCTCTGCTATCTTCATAGTCCAGTGCAGACCACTTCTCTGCTATCTTCATAGTCCAGTGCAGACCACTTCTCTACTATCTTCATAGTCCAGTGCAGACCACTTCTCTGCTATCTCCATAGTCCAGTGCAGACCACTTCTCTACTATCTCCATAGTCCAGTGCAGACCACTTCTCTGCTATCTCCATAGTCCAGTGCAGACCACTTCTCTACTATCTCCATAGTCCAGTGCAGATTACTTCTCTACTATCTTCATAGTCCAGTACAGACCACTTCTCTGCTATCTTCATAGTCCAGTGCAGACCACTTCTCTGCTATCTTCATAGTCCAGTGCAGACCACTTCTCTACTATCTCCATAGTCCAGTGCAGACCACTTCTCTACTATCTCCATAGTCCAGTGCAGACCACTTCTCTACTATCTCCATAGTCCAGTACAGACCACTTCTCTACTATCTCCATAGTCCAGTACAGACCCCTCCTCTACTATCTCCATAGTCCAGTGCAGACCACTTCTCTGCTATCTCCATAGTCCAGTGCAGACCACATCTCTGCTATCTCCATAGTCCAGTGCAGACCACTTCTCTACTATTTCCATAGTCCAGTACAGACCTCTCCTCTACTATCTCCATAGTCCAGTGCTACTCTCACCTCTACTATCTCCTTAGTCCAGTACAGAACCCTCCTTTACTATCTCCATAGTCCAATACAGACCCCTTCTCTACTATCTCCATAGTCCAAGGCTACTTTCTTCTAGTTCAGTACTGCTCTCTTCTCTACTATCTCCATAGTCCAGTTATGCTTTCTGCTCTCATATCTATGCAttgatttcccctttaaattcatcCTATTCCCTTATATCCTTCTATaaatttaaagggctattccgatatatatcacatatatgaccTATCCACATTAcaaggtgtggtgtcccactaggggtgttactattatatacacccttcgcaaaagtctgtactttttgtggtcttattatgataAAGGTAGTATTAtaagttgaccactagatgtcgctgtattatgtattgatgtatggaagctgcacagctaaaggatcgcaaagggtGATTGTGTTTGTGTgcaccagaatctgtgaaccagtaggatttctgctttcttctttcctatcaccttttctctctattcttctgttgcactctgttcacccaatcacagcacactatacacgcTGTAGAGAAAGTTAGTCCCTTaagtgggggaggagcatgagCTTTCTGTTCGGGACAGcatggaggaaggacgcaagctagatagctctccacagcagcCTTGTccaggccctggccctctgccaggtccccacagTTCAGTCTTAgacagtgccccgcatgggtaggatgcaagatagcacactgtcaccaactttctttcaagtacccacacaaagcactatgcagtgttaaacctcttaagagaggactagccaacagataaccccaacccacgccgtagacaaggagaagtcacagtgcaggacagtatccactatagagccaaagagctaggaactgatgcaggtggagcaaagttacagtaagcctatgaactccatctcgcaccGCGGGTGTCAGCatagaaccctcagcattccgctcaacccaggtaacaaggtctgggacctgtgtcacccattagtatggttcggccaacgctagtgggcataaggtggtgtgaagacttagacagaggtcaatacacaggaacaggtgttcttcttctacaagtactctgttatatcctccaacatcccggcagagcacagttgcagtaagcctatgaactccatctcgcagcgcgagaactcgtaactgaggctccacagacccctcttttgcatatttaaatttatagggggcattgcatcaatggagactcttcagtgagtactccatttgattttttgtcgctggtctccctgagctcagcgattgctgtgttttgttggtctatttttcattgcccatgtaagccagaatcctactccacactggcgaggggcaactaccctgaaatggctgtctgtggatggatgcctgccttggtgaACCCTTTTCATGTCCTAATACTCGCcattgagttagactttgatggaaaaggggccaccctggtagttccaatactcgcaaccgagtgggacttaagggactacgtatcagggtggtttggtgatctccccactgggagtcacccccttggcaataggctttcaaaacacaggaatagccagatatccctccagtggaggagactcgtaactgaggctccacagacccctcttttgcatacttccacactaaaagcaggcgtaccatcacacctgtatcacgtgacaacataataaggcccgactgtatctcggccatccaccaccggagtggcgtcacaccacaacacctagcaagtgaccggccgtcccaccactgtaacaccatccgggggctcaccacaatgGTACAAACGTCTGATAGATGCAGGTCGCACCTCTGGGACACCCACCTATTATCACCCCCTATATAATTCCTTCTGTATGTAAGTTTGCATAACCTTATACTTAGGCCATGCTATTAGTATAACCACATTTGTATGATCTCATTCTGTATGTATTCTGTGTTCTGTATTCCCTTCTGGGCATGGCTCCAGGATACAAGACGTAAGCTTTTAATTCTATTTACCCAAAATTGAGGGAGTTGGAGGAGACAATATGGTGAGGTATTGTTTTATAACGCTCCCTACACGTCACTCATTACTGAATTTACAACCTTAATAAGACAATTACCGCCTATTTCTATGTGATTTGCTTTTGTGAGATGGAAGTTTAGTAGTAATCAACAATTACATCGTCATAGAAGTAATTCTATGTAATACGATTGTGGGATCATGTACAGCGGAGAGTCATAGACGGGAGTCAGTATTCTCATTCTCGTATTCGTTCTCATCACTGACTGTCGCCTGAGTATCTCCTCCTGCTCTGTTGTGCTGCCTGGGAAATAAACTTGCCGGATTGATCAAGAACTTTGAGAGTCATCAGTTGGCAAAAATCTGGTGAAACGTTGAGTGGTCGTGTCCATGATGGCGACCTCCAGAGGAACCTAGAAGATTCTGAAAGAACACAGAACACTTAAGACAGACACTCAAGACACTCAAGACCCACAGAGCACTCAAGACACTCAAGACACTCAAGACCCACAGAACACTCAAGACCCAGAACACTCAAGACCCACAGAACACTCAAGACCCAGAACACTCAAGACCCGCAGAACACTCAAGACCCGCAGAACACTCAAGACACTCAAGACCCACAGAGCACTCAAGACACTCAAGACCCACAGAACACTCAAGACACTCAAGACCCACAGAACACTCAAGACACTCAAGACCCACAGAACACTCAAGACCCAGAACACTCAAGACCCACAGAACACTCAAGACCCACAGAACACTCAAGACCCGCAGAACACTCAAGACCCGCAGAACACTCAAGACACACGGAACACTCAAGACCCACAGAACACTCAAGACCCAGAACACTCAAGACCCGCAGAACACTCAAGACCCGCAGAACACTCAAGACACTCAAGACCCACAGAGCACTCAAGACACTCAAGACCCACAGAACACTCAAGACACTTAAGACCCACAGAGCACTCAAACACTTAAGACCCACAGAACACTCAAGACCCGCAGAACACTCAAGACACTCAAGACCCACAGAGCACTCAAGACACTCAAGACCCACAGAACACTCAAGACACTCAAGACCCACAGAACAGTCAAGACCCACAGAACACTCAAGACACATCTCATGAGTGCCCCCTTATCCTGTCTGAATCAAGGTTATATACTGAGTTATATTTCTCTATAGTAACCTTGCAAAGCTGTAAGAGAATGAGAGGGACGTCTGGCAGGTGTAACCACAAGGGTTTGGAGGGCAACCACACGGCAGAAACCTGAGTGCATGCAAATCCATCCGTATTGAGACATCTTGAGGTGTGAGTAAGTAACATCTATTCTTCACTGTATCAgcattaaaaaattatatatagagagataaAATATAGTTTTTAATCTTTATAACTAAAAGGACACAAAACCCTTCAAGGGGAGAATGAAGTTTGTTATCAAAGGGTTAACAGGGATAGAGAAGCtaagactcttaaaggggttatccgttaTCTTAGGGCtgtccgagtcaggaactgtccagagcagtagcaagtagaaaacctctcctgctctggacagttcctgacatggagagaggtggcagcagagagcactgtgtcagactgtaaagaataaaccacttcctgcaggacatacagcggctgataaatatgggaagacttgagatttttaaatagaagtaaattacaaatctataaataactttctgaaaccagttgattttaaagaaaaagatttttgccggagtacccctttaaaatagcaaAAGATGGTGGTAGAGCAGCGAGTAGATGGCTCTGTGCACAGAAAGAGGACCCAGCGCTCTGTGTGGAAGGGGGGCCGgtgagtttaatttttttttttttttttagtgcatatGGGCAGTAGTAATAGGGGAAGGGGGGAAACTTATGTGTGGGGCCATATTACTTTATGGGGAAACGTGGGCATATTATGACATGCAGACACAGTTTAGGCCCATATTGGTGTATGGGGACACAAGTGTAACTGGGGGGCGCAAGTAGAGGGGCCATTTCCAGtgccagtgatgtcatcagagactTGGATGTTGTGGTAAGGGGCTTCTACAGTCCTCCCTGAATTGTCACCAGACACTGGGCTTTGGCTACGGAGACAAAGTATTGCAGCATGTGGATGATTTACTTGCAGACCGCTGATGAGGAAGAATTCAAAGAGGTTTTAGTCAAAATGTGCTGAGCGCTAGACACAACTGAGCAGCGAGATAGAAGCCCACCAAGGAAAGGGTTAAGGCATCCCAAGCTGTCTCTGAAACAACCCGCATTACtgacttaggctacgttcacactacgtatattttcgtaaacctatggccgttgttgccggttgcaacaacgaccgtgattattatgaaaatattgcTGTTatattgccgtctatggaatcccggccggagtgtatacacatggtatacacttcggccgggatccctagcggagccatagaaaactgacattgcagttttctgcgtccgctattcattgaatagcggacacagaaagctctgtcagtgcacactatggagtgtgcggcttcggccgtacgctccattgtatgcagtggggagttctgatgcgggtgtgcagggaagcgctcgcatcagaaccctgtggcgctaaagatcatccgatcGGTACTGTACTGattttttctgagactggccgttccgtgacccggccgggccacggaacggccagtcttatACAGCGTGTCaccatagccttacagtgaatttgtcagctgcaattcttACTCCAAACTGATCACACCCTTAGACACTGTTAACTCAAGGGGACACTTGGTACCTTTAAGAtacccagctgtgcttccagaacaacgaaaacattttttattctccagtgcaaagtgtcaaagaggtgttcccaagctctTAAAGTTCTGAGAACTGtaatgcctcctcgctccccctcccatccttgaCCCTGCTTGGGGCTCAGGTTCTTACTGTCAATCAAATAGAAACAATGGTGGGAGGGGTAGCGATGAGGTATTACAGCTCTCagaacttcaggagcttgggaacgccACTTTGACATTTCCCAcaggaaaattaaaggggtagtttgccAAATTTTCTttcaagatttgtaatttacttttattaaaaaatctcacgccttccagtacttatcctatATACGTatgtatatatcctatatataccTCTGTCACTGTTGCCCAAGGATCTTCTTCTGCTCTGTTCCACTGTCTTGGAAGCAAACTACTTGTACTGCCTTGAGCCATCTACTCCCAacctggaatactcctttaattttcCAATCTTTACCCATACTCCTTCTGCTGATCTGTCTTCTCTCTTCTTGGCTCTTTGTGTCTTCCTTGTCCCGTTATATGGACTATTCTTGGTAGTTTAGGATCACCTACAACTGGATCAACCACTTTCATTCACGCAGCCATAAAGCTATATAATAAAATTCTATCTGCCTTCAGCCACAACTAGGGGGCGCTCACCACATACAGATTCATAAAGCTGCTTTTTAACTctacaataaatataaaaatcaAATCCCTACCACCTCTCTGCACAATGGCCTCTATACAGGTCACAAAACATACattctatagaagtcaataagaCCCCTCCAGTCTATTGTTTCTTGTGTCTGTGCAGTTGTTTTATTATCTCTCTATATGGCCAACAATATAATCTGGTCACAATGTCATTGTTATGAAGGATTAATAATTGTAATACTACCTGCCCTTCTATCCAGAATTACGATACCCCCCAGACTGTACAGCAGTAAGATGGAGAATAAGGCTCGATATGATACTAATATACAGGTGAAGAAGAACATGGACCAGGTCACCGATGAGGTGAGAGGGATTAGCGGCTATATATAAGCATCTATATGTCTGTCACTTTGTTTCTCCCTCTAGTGCCAGCAGTGTTATAACCGACCTATTCTTTCTTCTAGTCCCTGAATATTACACGTAATATGGTTCAACTGGTGGAAGAGGTGAGAGATGAAAGCCAAAtgctgtaggtacagatagtgctgcctccctgtctttccctgtaaatgctgtaggtacagatagtgctgcctccccaTCTATCCCTGTAAAtgctgtaggtacagatagtgctgcctccctgtctctccctgtaaaagctgtaggtacagatagtgctgcctccctgtctctccctgtaaatgctgtaggtacagatagtgctgccgcCCTGTCTATCCCTGTAAAtgctgtaggtacagatagtgctgcctccctgtctatcACTGTAAGtgctgtaggtacagatagtgctgcctccctgtctctccctgtaaatgctgTAGGTACaaatagtgctgcctccctgtctctccctgtaaatgctgtaggtacagatagtgctgcctccctgtctgtcACTGTAAATgttgtaggtacagatagtgctgtccCCCTGTCTATCACTGTAAATGCTGTagatacagatagtgctgcctccctatCACTGTAAATGCTGTagatacagatagtgctgcctccctgtatatccctgtaaatgctgtaggtacagatagtgctgcctccctggctatcactgtaaatgctgtaggtacagatagtgctgcctccctgtctctccctgtaaatgctgtaggtacagatagtgctgcctccctgtctctccctgtaaatgctgtaggtacagatagtgctgccgcCCTGTCTATCCCTGTAAAtgctgtaggtacagatagtgctgcctccctgtctctccctgtaaatgctgtaggtacagatagtgctgcctccctgtctctccctgtaaatgctgtaggtacagatagtgctgcctccctgtctatcACTGTAAGtgctgtaggtacagatagtgctgcctccctgtctctccctgtaaatgctgTAGGTACaaatagtgctgcctccctgtctctccctgtaaatgctgtaggtacagatagtgctgcctctccGTCTATCACTGTAAATGCTGTagatacagatagtgctgcctcccggTCTATTCCTGTAAAtgctgtaggtacagatagtgctgcctccctatCACTGTAAAtgctgtaggtacagatagtgctgctccCTGTCTATCACTGTAAATGCTGtaagtacagatagtgctgcctccctgtctattTCTGGTAAtgctgtaggtacagatagtgctgcctccctgtctgtcACTGAAAATgttgtaggtacagatagtgctgtccCCCTGTCTATCACTGTAAATGCTGAAGGTAGAGATAGTGCTGCCTCTCCGTCTATCACTGTAAATGCTGTagatacagatagtgctgcctccctgtatatccctgtaaatgttgtaggtacagatagtgctgcctccctggctatcactgtaaatgctgtaggtacagatagtgctgcctccctgtgtaTCACTGTAAAtgctgtaggtacagatagtgctgcctccctgtctatcactgtaaatgctgtaggtacagatagtgctgcctccctgtctctccctttaaatgctgtaggtacagatagtgctgcctctccGTCTATCTCTGTAAATGCTGTagatacagatagtgctgcctccctgtctatcACTGTAAATGCTGTagatacagatagtgctgcctccctgtctatcactgtaaatgctgtaggtacagatagtgctgccaccctgtctatcactgtaaatgctgtaggtacagatagtgctgcctccctgtctatcactgtaaatgctgtaggtacagatagtgctgcctccctgtcactGTAAATGCtctaggtacagatagtgctgcctccctgtctatcactgtaaatactgtaggtacagatagtgctgcctccctgtgtaTCACTGTAAAtactgtaggtacagatagtgctgcctccctgtgtaTCACTGTAAAtgctgtaggtacagatagtgctgcttcCTTGTCTATCCCTGTAAAtgctgtaggtacagatagtgctgcctccctgtctatcactgtaaatactgtaggtacagatagtgctgcctccctgtatatccctgtaaatgctgtaggtacagatagtgctgcctccctggcTATCACTGTAAATGCtctaggtacagatagtgctgtccccctgtctatcactgtaaatgctgtaggtacagatagtgctgcctccccaTCTATCCCTGTAAAtgctgtaggtacagatagtgctgtttttttgtctatccctgtaaatgctgtaggtacagatagtgctgcctccctgtgtaTCACTGTAAAtgctgtaggtacagatagtgctaccTCCCCATCTATGCCTGTAAAtgctgtaggtacagatagtgctgcctccctgtgtaTCACTGTAAAtgctgtaggtacagatagtgctgcctccccaTCTATCCCTGTAAATGCTGTTGGTACAGTTAGTGAGTTGACCTCAGTCTTTCCATATTTCTGATTTTCCCTATAACTCCACATGGGGGCAGAGTAAGGACGCTGGAATAAAGATCCTGGTGATGCTGGATGAGcagggaggtaagagccacaACTCTCACGTCTACTTGTCTCCCATGATCCTCTGCTTGATCTTTTCTTCCTATACTACAGGCTTTTCTGTACCCTCCAACATgtacagcctccccctcccctatagttgTACATTCTTATGCTGTGTAGGTTTCAGCTACAGATGCTCTCATACTCATGGCCACAGGGAGGCAGTCTGCAATGAGTGCAATGTAGGTTGTGTAACTCATGGGTAGAGCTCCTACTATCAACCATCATCAAAATTATTCTATGTAGTATGCTACAATATATAGGCATGTCTTTCAACctgaggccctccagctattgcacaactacaactcccatcatgatgacAGCTgcgctgtagttttgcaacaactgagaACCACTAAAAACACTGATATTCTAATGTTACTAcagtgacctctagtggtgaAAATATAGCTTACAGCTACTATCTGTTCAAGTAGAAACATAGATGGAGCAGTCTGAAATGGAAGATGAAGTCTAAAGATGTATTATTTATAATTGCACCAGAATGATTCCATGTGCACATTGAGCTATTTTCTTAGTGGATTTCCATAGAGCATTTTTTGTGATCTGTTTCCAGAGCAGCTGGATCACATTGACAAGGGTCTGGACCATATAAACCAGGATATGAGAGAGGCAGAAAAGAACCTGACCGACATGGGTAAATGCTGCGGACTGTGCTCCTGTGACAGGTACATCTGCTAATAACTCAATCCCTATGACTATAAAACTTTATAGAATGTGATAAGGATGACAATAATCCACCATAATATGATATATTATCACCATAATGTGATAtattcagaagaaaaaaaaacatagcttctttcttctataaacagcagcactcctgtcctcaggttgtatgtggtaatgcagcttagttccattaaagtgaatggcgcagagttgtaataccccaCATAACCTGAGGATGGGTGTGGCGCTGTTATTGCTAGTGTATTAGAGTATAGATTATGTTTGCTAGGCAATATAACCAGTGAATGTGAAGCCATAGGAGAGACCACTTTGACTTTCTTGCCTATTAGACGCTGTTACCTGTTTTGCTTGGAGACGCCTTAGTCATGGCTCAATCGTTTTTTCCCTTAGAGAAGTAACAGTATGTTATGTAATAGATGATGTTGTGCCCCCAAAAATGATTATCCTGACCCCAGACTGGTTATTCTGTCCAATCCCTCAGATTGATGAAGAGTGCGACGAGCAGAGCAGCCTGGGGGAAGTCAAGTGATGGGGTGGTCTCCACGCAGCCGTCTCATGTGGCTGATGAAAGAGAACGGATGATGATGAGTGGAAGTTATATCcggaggtaaaaaaataaatatatactgtgtatatatatatatatatatatataatatttttttttcaaatttctttaacaagattatatacatttgtaatataactttaatatatatatattatagttatatttAATTATATcttatatttaaatattttatatatatatatttttaattatttatattgtttatataataatatacaaacaatatatttatattatattaaaatattttatatatatatatatatatatatatatatttaacaggGCTGCGCAAGCCCTGGTCCctgcacagttacatatcacCAGCACTAGTGATACTTATTCCCCCGatgtctatataatgcattagcatatatagacattacactgggggaagctgtctatgTCAGTAGCGCTGCAGCCAGGACAGAGTGTAGCAGAGCGAGCAGGGATTGACAGATATCCTTGCTCCACTGTTCTGTAGCTGCagcgctactgacacagacagcttccccaagtgtattgTCTATATGCTAATATAGATAAGAATGGACATCGGGGAGGCTCAACAGAAGCAATGATATGCATCCCACAATTCCTGACGTGgccaatggtggcagcagagactgttttgccctttatttttttatattttttattacaactttatATAAATTGATTAAACAAATGTGCATTTTTTTGTGGCCCATCGTCTGTTATAGGCCATATTATGGAATTCACCCATTCATCTACTAAGTGAATTTTTCAACACATTGAACCCATCATGATTCGGGAACCCCGGCTCCTATTGATCTACAACCTTCACAGGCCTTCTTGTTGTTGAGTGTTATTGCCATATATCTTATTCTCTGGCCTAGCGGTGGCCAGACTAGTCCAGCAGGCTCTTATAACCATGAGAAGACGTCCCACATATTAACCAACAGATATTCTGTTTATGTAGAATTACAAAGGATTCTCGAGAAGATGAAATGGAAGAAAATCTGACTCAAGTCAGCAGCATCGTGGGCAACCTCCGCAGCATGGCGCTGGATATCGGGAATGAAATCGATATCCAGAACAAACAGGTTGAAAAGATCATGGAGAAGGTGAGGGGGAgacattgggggggatttatcaaacatggtgtaaaatgaaactggctcagttgcccctagca
This genomic window contains:
- the LOC138765680 gene encoding synaptosomal-associated protein 25-like, which translates into the protein MENKARYDTNIQVKKNMDQVTDESLNITRNMVQLVEESKDAGIKILVMLDEQGEQLDHIDKGLDHINQDMREAEKNLTDMGKCCGLCSCDRLMKSATSRAAWGKSSDGVVSTQPSHVADERERMMMSGSYIRRITKDSREDEMEENLTQVSSIVGNLRSMALDIGNEIDIQNKQVEKIMEKVAVNQDRIQEANTKAKKILKSV
- the LOC138766466 gene encoding balbiani ring protein 2-like, translated to MQVEQSYSKPMNSISHRGCQHRTLSIPLNPEHSRHSRHSRPTEHSRPRTLKTHRTLKTQNTQDPQNTQDPQNTQDTQDPQSTQDTQDPQNTQDTQDPQNTQDTQDPQNTQDPEHSRPTEHSRPTEHSRPAEHSRPAEHSRHTEHSRPTEHSRPRTLKTRRTLKTRRTLKTLKTHRALKTLKTHRTLKTLKTHRALKHLRPTEHSRPAEHSRHSRPTEHSRHSRPTEHSRHSRPTEQSRPTEHSRHIS